AAGCCATTCTATTGCAGCGTCATTGGTGACTAAGCTCTTCTGAATGAAGATATCTTTGCCACATCGAATAATATCGGCCGCCTCCATGATCGGTTCCTTTTCCGTAAGTGTGTACCTGCAGTCACCTGCAGTCTTTTCTCTAGTCCAAAAACCAACATCGAAGCAATCACTGTCGAAGCTAGCCTTCGGCATGGCTTTCCACAACATAGTTTTGTCCCGCGTCCACAGATCTCGAATTACATTCCTGTATGGAAGATATTCGAAAAATCTCGATCGTTTCGCCATATTAGCCTCGAATATCATATCACCCAAAGTAATCATGACATCTCTCGGACAAGCAGTTCCGTATTGTGATTCAACTGACCATGACGGTGTTTTTGTCGCAATGCAATGATCAACTGACGCTGGCCGCCTTACATCAATTCCCTCACCCTCCAAAATCGCAACGAGCATGTCTAATTGTTGGTTCGCCCCATCGATGACTTCCTTTCTCTTTCGTCCCATCGGCCATGGTAATCGATCCTCGATTTCTTTGTGATGCATTGTCGGTTCCATAAAATTTGGTTCGATCGGTGGGAAGCAAGAATTGTCCGCTCTACCGACGACCACCTCTTCTAATGTTTCCCATTCAGTCCACGAATTGACAAGTCTCATCCCAGCAATTTTacaacacttttccgttcgaACGCCGGTACGTTACTGTTATGATCGACGATTTTGACTAGGTCAATTAACTTATCTTTTCTGATAACGCTTTCGTGTCTTCTGATTGGTGTAGTGGTACTGGCATAACTATCGCCACTACTTATACAAAATGCGTCATTTTATGTATCATTATGTATCAGACCAGCGCGAGTTTCCCAGCAGCTCGCCGTCACCTTAGCTAGAGTTATTGACCTATGAACCGAATCTGAATTACTTACGGACGCCTAGAATAACGGAAAGTTATTGGGCTCGTATCCGGTAGATTTACCCTAAAGCTGTGAAATTTCGTACTTACAACGCAAAACACGTTACAAAACAAATCGTGTTTGACACTATCATGACTGATGATTTTAATCACTTCTTTAAGCGTTGTGGGCTATTGATTACCGCACGTGCGGTCAGGCCCGAATTTACTATCGAAGGAAGCATGGATCGAAGAAACTAAATAGCGCCGAAATCATCAATTATGTTTAGGCTGAGGGATGGCAAAATACTAGTCTCTTTCAAAAATATGGACTGGCTGGGAttgttgaaatgttgaaaaagtggaatATGCGACAAAATCGACAGACCGTCTAGTGCGAAGAAATTATaggaaatagtatttttcatgcttcatACGAGAGCCGAGAgtagaaatgtcaattttgaattatagatcattttcatgaccttgtaaacgtcagacacgatcccaactgtcagacatgtcgaaaaatatcgaatgaattgaacgaacgattttcatataaaaatcagtaaattgaacgcagttaacgtcaattaattgaggttaaggactacttgacgaaaaattaagtggggttacgttgacatgtaccgtataatgaaaatcatctatggcgaaagtaaaattgacatttcttcaCTTTCGGCTCGCGTatgaagcatgaaaaacttaatacgtcacgcgaaattgaaatgtcattgtgacgtaaataactatttcacacCTAGTACCTGAAAAGTGCGACTTGGTCGGATATTAGCAACATGATTTTATCTATTGTTAGCTGAAATGgttgaaatattcataattttcaagcaaaacaCATCAGCACAAAATCCTGTTACATATGATCGTAGTAGGATTCTGTCAATTGCGTGCGCATAAGTTGCTATATTGGTTATATGCATAAAGTATATAACTAAATATATAAACTtgctgaaaattatgaattttttcaacatacAGTAGATAAAGTTTAATTGTTCTGTACTTCTCAGAGAGAGGTATTTGCGGCcaagaatagtatttttcgtaccaagacagaaaatgacgatttttccaGCACAAGTAGGTGACaagctgtcattcacatgtgTATTCTAATTATTCTATCTCACCACAGACATACCACCTTATCATTTCTTCTCTGGTTCTTACCAATGTAAAACATGATCGTGAAatcctgactttcagtcaagggagcAATAATGCGAAAAAGTCGTTAGCAGTGGATCCATGCAAAGttaatcacatttccatatcAAAGTACAATCCGTGAATGATAAAAGGTACAACAAAAGTGAACTCGAATCAGCTACaaacgtaaaataaaaatcaaaagactTCACCTACTACAACATGCATgcttacaacaaaaaaaaaattcaatcacCGAAAGGCAAATATACTCTAACATTATACATGTTCACCTTATTGTGAGATCAGTTAACGAGGTGATTCATAACTCAGTGGTCTTTTTATGAGGGTTTTTCTTGCATGTCACAACACGAAAAGGTGcacaaatttcttgaaattttgtgtgtatgtgtttgtgtgaTCATTTTATCatcgtaaaaataaattgttgagAGAAGTTACTGAGAAAGTGTTTGTGAAATTAATAGGAAATTAAGcagaaattttttgtagaGAGATTGCGCTGACACCATTACGGTTTAGGTCAGATTTCAGTAAAAAGTATAGCTGTGctcagattaaaaaaaaaaaacaatctcaAGGGTTAAGAAGGGTTTCCCCCTAAGAAAAATCAGCAGTTTATCGAAATTTGCATGCATTGACTTTTCTCGGGACTGGTCAAAcggctacaaccaaatctattttttattgatagcTAGCACATTTGTCTTAAGGTCCCTGACCGTGATGTGCGGATGCGAAAACCTGATCGTGATTTGCTTATGcacatgtaaaataaaatataccGCAAATCACGGTTATGTTGGATCTTGATTTGCGgtaaaatttgtatgacgctttcttcttctttttcagcctgtttcgatccactgctggatgtaggcctctccaacttctttccatttcgtacgatccattgccatttgctgccagtttgtacctgcaatattcttaattccgtttgtccatctctctggtggtctacctgtagctcgtcttttatatggtcgccagttcatgatctttttggtccaacgttcgtctgtccttcttgcaatatgtcccgcccagctccatttcagagatgctattctttccatgacatcaacgaccctggtttgttgtcgaatccattgattcgtcattctgtctctgagtgttattccaagcatactccgttccatggctctttgtgtcactctcaatttatcttcggatgcttttgttaaagttaacgtttccgctccataagtgagcactggaaggacacaagtgtcgaaaactttgcgtttcagactattattcattttgcttttgaaaattagtctgagttttccgaacgctgcccatgcaagaccaatcctacgtcttatttctgcagtttggttgtccagacctaacttcagtttatgtcctagatatacatagctgtcgactcgttcaatgacagtgtcaccaattttgatttctctatcgtccccgatgttggtcatgacttttgttttcgataagttcatcttgaggccaactttgctcgcctcttcacttaactgttgtagcataagctgagcctgacctagattcgctgctatcggtacaatgtcatcagcgaagcgtagattgctcaggtactctccatttatctttattcccattttactccagtttaacttcctaaaaatactctgtagaatcgccgtgaataatttcggtgaaatggtgtcaccctgccttacacctcggccaattctgaatttctccgtgctcttatgaagttttatacatgaagtagcatttttgtacacatatcgaattgtgttggagtaccttgagtctactctacattcgtctaatgcgtccaatatcgaccatgtttccactgaatcgaaagctttttcgaagtctatgaatagcaagactatgtcgatgttgtattcacgacacttctcaataagcgttctcatcacctgcaaatggtcgtttgtgctgaaaccagatctgaaagcagcttgttcaacaggttggtagaagtcgaacttgttagtgttcctcttcgtaatgattttcataaacaacttgtagagtgttgacaataggcttatgggtcggtaattttccagctttgttatacGCTTTAGATACCTCCAAATATCGGTCTCTAttgaatttcatataaaataccaCAAATCACGGACACCATAACGCAAATCTCgatccaataaaaaaaaaaaacttagttaaagaatttctttaaatatcgattaatttttgattaattgcGAAGCCAAATGTTCAATCTTCATAATAAAGTCTACCATTACTCCTGGATGTCAAAGGATTTCAAGAAAACGACgtacaaagttaaaaattgtcacaataCCACAAATCACGGTCAAGGACCTTACATTTTTCAGAAAGGATTCTGTTGAAACGATttcatggaaaataaaatacgaaacgaGCCTTAAGAGGCAAATATAAGCTAATACCATTTGGCTGAGAGTTCCGAAAAAATAgacccaacaaaaatctcttcgagaaaagtgtgacgcagtttttgaagtacaatttctaaaatgaatgatatcgctagagttgacgctttcagcaattaaattttacacctaattagttcaaacaagctggcttagtttttctcatcatctgccaaataatttttacaaaaaaaaaatttgactggaaacaaccaaaattttaccaaaaaaatctgcgtcgcatgtggcagataaattttcttgctggtctgttcctgaacatctttGCGACGcagttttttttggtaaaattttggttgtttccagtcaattttttttttgtaaaaattatttggcagatgatgagaaaaactaagccagcttgtttgaactaattaggtgtaaaatttaatttttgcgtaacgaagctgaaagcgatatcattcattttagaaattgtacttcaaagactgcgtcacacttttctcgaagagatttttgttgggatatcagtcgttttagaagttttagaatacagctttttataacagtttataacagaaattcgcaaatttggcgaaattcgaaaatatgacgaaattcgaaaatttaacgaaaatcgaaaatttaacgaaaatcgaaaatttgtcgaaaatcgaaaatttgtcgaaaatgtgacgaaaatcgaaaatttgacgaaaatcgaaaacttgacgaaattcgaaaatttgacgaaatttaacgaaaaccgaaaatttaacgaaaatcgaaaatttgacgaaatttgaaatttgacgaaaattgaaaatttgacgaaaatcgaaaatttgacgaaattcgaaatttgacgaaattcgaaaatttgacgaaaatcgaaaatttgacgaaattcgaaaatttgacgaagaaagtaattctctatctgccaccattcaaaaatatctccaaaaccccaattgacccacccatttccaactttcgacatttttcacatatgcccctctgttctactcgtaaaactctgagactttgccgaagaaagtaactctctatctttcataacccaaaaaaatattagtcctttcatcctacgctcgagtagctcaaaatttggtcactctaatcactctagctcaagcgaatctgccccgattttttaaattattttttttttcgaatcgtgttacgaatacctttcatttgatgggtcgcacgcctctgtaggtttcaatacagctaagctacagccgaaaacgcgttcccgaccctcgaaaaccacactcagaaaccacttcgaggccaataaaacaaaattctggtttttcctggggtaatggcgtatcacaatttcatttttatgccaaccctgaggttcctgcaaaatttcatggagattggctgactagtttccgagatcgaccgtcgatagatagatagatagatagatagatagatagatagatagatagatagatagatagatagatagatagatagatagatagatagatagaaagaaacatacagagtaagttgaaagattttgattgtttgggaaaagtcaatttggtgtattttgtatgaaaagtgaccaatttcaaaacgatgtatctccggcaattttaaacctacatagtcgagtgatagctcgttttgctcgtatttgaagcgcgaataagatagagtaggatttgtggtgatacaggccaaagggtagaaactgaaatgttcggctacatatagttgccgcgtctcaaaaaattttcttcgttctttttttggaagttagactgcgtcaagtcctccgctaacgctccggacatgatctcGGATCATGCTTGCTAAAACACAAATAAACAGCAATGTATACGAGTGTTACCACTCCTAGAAAACTTTCTTGCTAAAACCGTTATAATTATACGCATCACATAGTCATGCATAATGAGGAAAAAATATAATCTAATTCCATGTTTGTTTTACCGAGAACctaattcattaaaaaagaaCAATTGATCAGTGACGCGTGGCATTATGAAAATGAGTTTATTGTAATTGCTTTTGTGCCGTATTTTCTGAAATATCGCGTAAGTACAATTCCGGCAAAAGTTtagtcattcataaattacgtattCATATGATGTACTACTTACCTTGCTGCCATTCgctgaaaaacttttttttaatgtattttctataatataaagtttaatgtttgtttgtttgcttgtCTCTCTATAAGATCCCAGACTGAAACTCCTGGACACTTGGCATACCAACTAATGCAGGAAAGTGAGGAAGAAAGCgccaatttgtttttttttgtactttcaTGCGTTATTTGACGCGAGAATTTTGTTGAGTATTGGTCTTAgcaatcaaattaatttgtgtAATCATAGCAGTTCGACATAGAAGAAGTATGAGTCAGTCTAAATTGTACTTTTGATTTGGAGaactttcattaaattattccTTTTTTCTACCTGCTTTCGGCGCCCTcaacatgtaaaatccattacataactctggaggaaaagatgaaaagtctaaTTTTTAGGTGTTAATCGACTTCAgttacgcctcggatcaacaaaactcaCTTGAAAACTCTCAtcttcatctttttattcctttttatgtaaaatactattaatttttcattaataaaataataccGAGCAAAGCCGGGTACACTAGTACTTATATAAATAAGAGTACATCCGCACGCATAAACAGCAATTATGTAAATTGTAGTGCAACCAAATTCATGGAAAACCATTATCAATTTTGTGTAACTGTGTGTTATGTATCAACAGGAAAAATGTGCACCGCACAGACGTCCCACATGTCTTCTTCAAGATTACCTTACCTTCAGATAGGTTCGCGCCACCAgcaatctttaaaaaaataattagggAATGTAACCGGGAGATTAAAACCGGGAAAACGCGAATAACCTGGTAAAAACAGACGAAGCATTGATGAAAATTtgcattgttttaatttttgttaaacgtCAAGAGTGACATTAGAACAATGCAAACTTTGATCGAAACAGATTCTCAATGCTTCGTCTGTTTTCAGACTTCTTACGTccgggattttttttgcatttaccGATTAACCGCCCTTCAAGATTAAAGGATTTCTTAGTTTTCACTTTCCAATAATACCTCGACCTCGAATGAAAGTTTTCTTCTAGTTTAACTCAGGCTCTATAGCCAAAGCCAAAGAAACTCCGcgaaatcatagaaaatcctttaaatccttgaaaattgaaaaaaaaaatccttgaaaatttatccaactaaaatcaaatcaatagAATAATCCTTGACAATCCTCATAGGATcgtctttttgaaaatcctttgtcaacgaaatttgCAAATATCCGCTAGTTCGAAGCAATGAATTAGCTTTCACACTATAATAAGCTTCACAGTGACGTATATTCCATCAAAAGTCTTCAAAGAGTTTGCAATTCGAATTACagtcacggaattttgaaaaccg
This genomic window from Bradysia coprophila strain Holo2 unplaced genomic scaffold, BU_Bcop_v1 contig_193, whole genome shotgun sequence contains:
- the LOC119075259 gene encoding glycine amidinotransferase, mitochondrial-like is translated as MHHKEIEDRLPWPMGRKRKEVIDGANQQLDMLVAILEGEGIDVRRPASVDHCIATKTPSWSVESQYGTACPRDVMITLGDMIFEANMAKRSRFFEYLPYRNVIRDLWTRDKTMLWKAMPKASFDSDCFDVGFWTREKTAGDCRYTLTEKEPIMEAADIIRCGKDIFIQKSLVTNDAAIEWLSRELGDKFRVHRMYFPQNLYPVHIDATFVPLRPGLCLTNPDRLPDKDSGKLWLDNDWKFIVAPQPVFEVPPPFCQCSKWLSMNLLSISPTKVIVEENEKPLHHLLEDNGFDVIDIPFRKVYEFGGALHCTTWDIRRNDSCKDYFPYQ